Genomic segment of Streptomyces sp. NA02950:
CGCCAGGCGGAGAGGTCAGGCGGAGAGGTGGCGCTCCACCGTGTCCACCTTCGAGGTCAGGCCGTCGGTCACACCCGGCCGGATGTCGGCCTTGAGGACCACCGAGACCCGCGGTGCCCGGGCCTCCACCGCCGCGACCGCGCGCTTGACGACGGCCATGACCTCGTCCCATTCACCTTCGACCGAGGTGAACATCGCGTCCGTACGGTTCGGCAGGCCCGATTCGCGGACCACCCGCACCGCGTCCGCGACGTACTCCCCCACGTCCTCGCCGACCCCCAGCGGGGTCACGGAGAAGGCGACGATCATACGTTGACCACGCCCTCGCGGCGGGCACGGGCCGCGATCACGCTCGCCTCGGCCTCCCGCTTCAGCATGCGCTCGGCGAAGAAGCCGCCGGTGGGCAGGACGGCGAGGGCGAAGTAGAGGGCGGCGGTCTGCCACTTCCACCTGGTGCGGTTCCAGGCGTCCGCCCAGAACACCAGGTAGAGGATGAAGAGGGCGGCGTGCACCCAGCCCATCACCGGCACCGCGTCGAAGTCGGTCGTCCTCTTGAGGACCGAGCAGATCAGCAGCAGGAGGAAGGACACGGCCTCGGGCGCGGACACCAGGCGGAGCCGGCGCAGCGCGGTGGCGGTCTTGAAGTCCACGGGAGCACCTTCGCGTGAGGAGAACACGGCAATGGCTTGTGAACCCATGCACAAGCCTCCGCCCATTGTGGCAGCCGCGGCGGCGATCTCCGTTCGCGGGGCCCCGATCGCCCCGGTTGTTCCCTGTCCGTCGGCGTGGGGGACCGATAACGTCGGCTCGTGGCTCAGTTTCGGCTCCAGGGAAGCAAGGTGCTCGCCGTCGACATGACCGGCGACGGCGTCAAGGCCAAGAACGGCGCGATGGTCGCGTACGAGGGGGAGATGACCTTCAAGAAGAAGTCGGGCGGCGGGGAGGGGCTGCGCGGGATGGTGACCCGCCGGCTCACCGGTGAGCAGATGGCGGTCATGGAGGTGAAGGGGCACGGCACGTGCTACTTCGCCGACCGGGCGAGCGAGATCAACCTGGTCTCGCTGCACGGCGAGAAGCTGTATGTCGAGGCGGAGAATCTGCTGTGCACGGACGCCGCGCTGCGCACCGGGACGACCTTCACCGGGCTGCGCGGCTCGGCGCAGGGCAACGGGCTGTTCACCACGACCGTCGAGGGCACCGGCCAGGCGGCGATCCTCTCGGACGGGACGGCGGTCGTGCTGCGGGTCACCCCGCAGACACCGCTGCAGGTCGACCCGGGCGCGTACATAGCCCACACCGGCAGCCTCCAGCAGCACTTCCAGTCGGGGGTGAACTTCCGCGCGCTGATAGGCGAGAGCGGGGGCGAGTCGTTCCAGATCCGCTTCGAGGGCGACGGTCTGGTCTATGTGCAGCCGAGCGAGCGCAACACCATCGGGGGTGAGATCTGATGCCGTTCACCATGCTCACCTCGCGGATGGTGCAGGCCGAGGTGGCGCCCGGCCGGACGCTGTTCAGCCAGCGCGGCGCGATGCTCGCCTACCGCGGGGACGTGCGGTTCACGCCCAGCATCACCGGCGGCCAGGGCGGGGTGATGGGCATGATCGGCCGCCGGATCGCGGGCGAGGCCACTCCGCTGATGACGGTCGAGGGCCAGGGCACCGTGATGTTCGGCCACGGCGGACACCACGTGGAGGTGATCGACCTGGCCGGGGACACCCTCCATGTGGAGTCGGACCGGCTGCTGGCCTTCGACGGCTCGCTGCGCCAGGGCACGATGTTCATGGGCTCCCAGGGCGGGGTGATGGGGATGGTGCGCGGCCAGGTCACCGGGCAGGGGTTGTTCACCACGACCCTGGAGGGCCAGGGCTCCGCGGCGGTCATGGCACACGGCGGGGTGATCCAGTTGCCGATCGGCCCCGGACGGCCGGTCCATGTCGATCCGCAGGCGTATGTCGCCCACCGGGGTGATGTCCGCAATAAGCTCTCGACGGCCATCGGCTGGCGCGACATGGTGGGCCGCGGCTCGGGCGAGGCGTTCCAGCTCGAGCTGTCCGGCAGCGGCACGGTCTATGTCCAGGCATCGGAGGAGAAGCTGTGAACGGCCCCGTCATCCATGACGCGCACACCCTCCCGGTCGACGACAACATCAATCCGTACGCCTTCAGCGTGGACCTCGACGGCCAGTGGTTCCTGCAGAAGGGGAAGATGGTCGCCTACTACGGGAAGATCGACTTCCAGGGCATCGGACTCGGCCGTCTCGACCGGCTGATCGCGGGCAGTTTCCACTCCCCGCTGCACGCCGCGGACTGGGTGGTGGCCGAGGGCCGGGGCAAGATGGTGCTCGCGGACCGCGCGTTCGACGTCAACTCCTATGACCTGGACAACGGGAACCTCACCATCCGCTCCGGCAATCTGCTCGCCTTCCAGCCCTCGCTGGCACTGAAGCAGTCGATCGTGCCGGGCTTCCTGACCCTCATCGGCACGGGGAAGTTCGTGGCCGCCTCCAACGGTCCCGTGGTCTTCATGGAGCCGCCGCTGCGGGTGGATCCGGAGGCCCTGGTGGGCTGGGCCGACTGCCCCTCCCCCTGCCACCATTACGACCACGCCTATCTGCGGGGGATCGTGGGCGGCATCCGGGCGCACACCGGCCTCGGGGGAACTTCCGGCGAGGAGCACCAGTTCGAGTTCGTGGGGGCCGGGACGGTACTGCTCCAGTCCACGGAGCGGATGCTGGACGGCATAGCCGTCGGACAGACGGGGGGTACCGGTTCGTGAGCACAAGCGTGCGGAGTGTAACGTCGAACAGGTGACCTCTAGCCCGATACATCCATTGGTTCGGAATTCAACTTCTATAGGTAGAATACATCCCATGGAGACCGAGAACGTCACGCGCTGGCTCAGCGACGACGAGCAGCGCGCCTGGCGCACCCATCTGGACGTCAGCCGGCTGCTGACCTACCAGCTCGAACGAGACCTCCAGCCGTTCGGCCTGACCATGAACGACTACGAGATCCTGGTCAACCTCTCGGAGTCGGAGGACCACCGGATGCGGATGAGCGACCTGGCGTCCGCGACCCTCCAGTCCAAGAGCCGTCTCTCCCACCAGATCACCCGGATGGAGAACGCCGGTCTGGTCCGCCGGGAGAACTGCGAGTCGGACCGCCGCGGGCTGTACGCGGTCCTGACCGAGCACGGCTGGGACACCATGCGCAAGGTCGCGCCCCACCACGTCGACTCCGTACGCAAGCACTTCATCGACCTGCTCGGCGCGGACGAACTCGACGCGCTGTACGGGTCGCTGGTACCCGTCGCCGAGCATCTGCGCGCCCAGCGCGGCCGGGTGTAGGGAGTCATCACCCGGGACCGGGCCGCTCGCCCAGCGGGAGGTCCAGTTCGAACAGGGCGCCACCGCCGGGCCCCTCACGCACGGTCAGTGTGCCGCCGTGGCGCTCCGCCACATCCCGCGCGATGGCGAGGCCGAGCCCGGCCCCGCCATCGTCGCGGCTGCGGGCGTCGTCCAGCCGTACGAACCGCTCGAAGATCCGCTCCCGTTCGCTCCCGGGCACCCCGGCGCCGTCGTCGGCGACCCCCAGCACGGCCCGGCCGCCCTCGGCGCGCACCGACACCCGCACCTCGCCCCGCGCGTGCCGCTGGGCGTTGTCGACCAGGTTCCCCAGCACCCGCGAGAGCTGCCCGCGCGAACCGGTCACCTCCGCCGCGGCCAGTTCGGTGACCACCGGCACCCGGTCCCCCGTCCGCTGCGACAGCTCCTCGCGCACCATCCCGTCCAGCGCGACCCGCGCGGTGCGGTCGGGCCGCTCCCCGGCGTCCAGCCGGGCCAGCAGCAGCAGATCGGCGGCCAGCCGCTGGAGCCGCACCACGTCCTCCACGGCACCGTCCACATCCAGCAGTTCGGGATGGGCGGCGCCCACCTCCAGCTGGGTACGGAGCGAGGCCACCGGGGAGCGCAGCTCATGGGAGGCGTCCGCCACGAACGCCCGCTGCCGCTCGACCGACGCCTCCAGCGCCGCGAGCGTCTCGTTGGTCGTCCGGGCCAGCGCCGCCACCTCGTCGTACGAGGGGGGCTCCGGCACCCGCCGGGACAGATCGGTGCTGGCGGTGATGGCGGCCATCTCCCGGCGGATCCCTTCCACCGGCCGCAGTGCCCGCCGGGTCACCAGCCAGGTCACCCCGGCCACGACCACCAGCAGCAGCGGCAGTCCGATCAGCATCGCCTGCCGCACGGTGCCCACCGCGCCCTGCTCGGTTGCCAGCGGGGCGCCCGCGTAGACGGTGACGTCGTCGCCGTGCGCGTCGGTGGCCTCGACAGCGGCCCAGCGGTACTCCGCGGTCGTGCCGTCGATCCGGGCCGAGCCGTTGGTGTACTCCGGGGCCGAGGAGACCTCTCCGGTGCCGCCGTCGTCAGCGGTGTCGTCATCGGCGTCGGCGTCATCATCGGAGGGCGCCGCCACCGGCCGCACCGAGGGGCTGCCGGTGCCCGTCACGGCCTGGAGGTCGTCGCTGACCGCCCGGACCCGGTGGTCCTCGTCCACGATCTGCACCGGGGTGTCGTCACCGAGGTCCAGCTCCCGGTACGCCACCCCACCGGCGACCTTCGACGCGACCGCCCGGGCGGCGGCCCCGGCATCGACCTCGGCCCGGTCCGCCAGATTGCCCCGCAGCACCGCCAGCACCGCGAACCCCGCGGCCACCAGCGCCACCGCCACCACCACGGTCGCGCCCAACGCCGCCCGGGCCCGTACGGAACCGAAGACCTTACCCACGGAGGCGGTACCCCGCTCCCCGCACCGTTTCGATCAGCCCCGCACCCAGTTTGCGGCGCAGGGCGCTGATGTACACCTCGACGATGTTGGGGTCGCCGTCGTAGGCGAAGTCCCAGACGTGCTCCAGGATCTCGGCCTTGGAGACGACGTCCCCCGGCCGCAGCGCCAGATGCTCCAGCACGGAGAACTCCTTGGCGGTGAGCGCGATCTGGGCGCCGTCCCGCTCCACCCGCCGGGCGCCCCGGTCCACCGACAGCTCGCCCACCCGCACCACCGGCGAGGCGGCGGACCCACGGCGGCGCAGCAGCGCGCGCACCCGCGCCAGCAGCACCACATACGAGAACGGCTTGGTCAGATAGTCGTCGGCGCCGGTGTCGAGCCCCTCGGCCTCGTCGTACTCGCCGTCCTTGGCGGTGAGCATCAGGATCGGCACATCGCTGCCGGCCGCCCGGAGCGCCCCGCACACGTGGTACCCGTTCATCCCCGGCAGCATGATGTCGAGGACGATCAGGTCGTACGCACCCTCCTGCGCGCGGTACAGCCCCTCGCGCCCGTCGTGCGCCACATCCACGGCGAAGCCCTCGGCGCGCAGCCCCTTGGCCAGCGACACGGCGAGCCGCCGTTCGTCCTCAACGATCAGCAAACGCATGGGACCAGCCTCCCAAAGCGAACCTGAAGATCTCTTCAGGTGGCTTCAGCTCAGCTTCAGCATCGCTCCGTGAAGGTGGTTGACGTCCGAACACCACACGGGGAGGAACCCCTCATGAAGCGCAACATCGTCATCGCCACCGTCGCCGCGGCCGCTCTGATCGGCGGCGGTACGGCCGTCGCCCTGGCGGACAGCGGGACGGGCAGCGCGCGGTCGTCGTACGGCGGTGCGGCCGGTGCGGCCGGTGCGGCTCAGGCTTCCGGGAAGGTGGCGGCCCACCCGTCCGAGTCCGACGACAAGGACGACGCCGACAACGACGCCAAGGCCGCCGCGAAGGCCCGGGTGACGCTCTCCGACGCGGCGGGCTCGGCCCTGAAGGCCGTGCCGGGCACGCTGTCCTCCATCGACCTGGACGACGACGCCCGCACCGCCGCCTGGGACGCGGAGATCCTGGGCAAGGACGGCACGTGGCACGAGGTGACCGTGGACGCCTCCAGCGGCAAGGTGCTGGACCAGCACGTGGACCGCGGGGAGGACGACGACGCGCGTGAGCGTGCCGCGCTGAGGAAGGCCGAGGTGAGCGCGGTCCAGGCGGCCCGGAAGGCCGCGGCGGGCGGTGGCACGGCGACCTCCGTCGACATCGACGACGACCACGCGGCGGTGTGGGAGGTCGAGGTCGTGAAGAACCACAAGGAGCGCGAGCTGACCGTCGACGCGCAGACCGGCAAGGTCGCCCAGGCACCGTCCGACGACGACCGCGCCGAGGCCGGCGACCGCGACGACGACTGAGCGCCGCGCGTCCGGTCCGGCCACCGCACCCCGGCCACGGGACACCGGACACCGATCACCGTGAGCCGGTGCCCGCCGGGGTGAGCGGAGGTGAGCCGGTCACGCCGGAGTGACCACCGCGCGAGGGCGGGCCCCGCACACCCGGGCCCGCCCTCAGCGCACGTCCGCGCCCGCGCTGCCTACGCCCCCTCCGTGACTCCCGCCACCAGTTCGTCGGCCGCCGTGTACGGGTCCAGCTCACCGGCCACGACCCGTTCCGCCAGCGCGCCGAGGCGCCGGTCACCGTGCAGATCGCCGATGCGGGCGCGCAGCGCGGTCACCGCGATCGTCTCGACCTCACCGGCCGCCCGCCGCATCCGGCGCT
This window contains:
- a CDS encoding MTH1187 family thiamine-binding protein, with the protein product MIVAFSVTPLGVGEDVGEYVADAVRVVRESGLPNRTDAMFTSVEGEWDEVMAVVKRAVAAVEARAPRVSVVLKADIRPGVTDGLTSKVDTVERHLSA
- a CDS encoding DUF3817 domain-containing protein; this translates as MDFKTATALRRLRLVSAPEAVSFLLLLICSVLKRTTDFDAVPVMGWVHAALFILYLVFWADAWNRTRWKWQTAALYFALAVLPTGGFFAERMLKREAEASVIAARARREGVVNV
- a CDS encoding AIM24 family protein, with translation MAQFRLQGSKVLAVDMTGDGVKAKNGAMVAYEGEMTFKKKSGGGEGLRGMVTRRLTGEQMAVMEVKGHGTCYFADRASEINLVSLHGEKLYVEAENLLCTDAALRTGTTFTGLRGSAQGNGLFTTTVEGTGQAAILSDGTAVVLRVTPQTPLQVDPGAYIAHTGSLQQHFQSGVNFRALIGESGGESFQIRFEGDGLVYVQPSERNTIGGEI
- a CDS encoding AIM24 family protein, which translates into the protein MPFTMLTSRMVQAEVAPGRTLFSQRGAMLAYRGDVRFTPSITGGQGGVMGMIGRRIAGEATPLMTVEGQGTVMFGHGGHHVEVIDLAGDTLHVESDRLLAFDGSLRQGTMFMGSQGGVMGMVRGQVTGQGLFTTTLEGQGSAAVMAHGGVIQLPIGPGRPVHVDPQAYVAHRGDVRNKLSTAIGWRDMVGRGSGEAFQLELSGSGTVYVQASEEKL
- a CDS encoding AIM24 family protein, translating into MNGPVIHDAHTLPVDDNINPYAFSVDLDGQWFLQKGKMVAYYGKIDFQGIGLGRLDRLIAGSFHSPLHAADWVVAEGRGKMVLADRAFDVNSYDLDNGNLTIRSGNLLAFQPSLALKQSIVPGFLTLIGTGKFVAASNGPVVFMEPPLRVDPEALVGWADCPSPCHHYDHAYLRGIVGGIRAHTGLGGTSGEEHQFEFVGAGTVLLQSTERMLDGIAVGQTGGTGS
- a CDS encoding MarR family winged helix-turn-helix transcriptional regulator — translated: METENVTRWLSDDEQRAWRTHLDVSRLLTYQLERDLQPFGLTMNDYEILVNLSESEDHRMRMSDLASATLQSKSRLSHQITRMENAGLVRRENCESDRRGLYAVLTEHGWDTMRKVAPHHVDSVRKHFIDLLGADELDALYGSLVPVAEHLRAQRGRV
- a CDS encoding HAMP domain-containing sensor histidine kinase encodes the protein MGKVFGSVRARAALGATVVVAVALVAAGFAVLAVLRGNLADRAEVDAGAAARAVASKVAGGVAYRELDLGDDTPVQIVDEDHRVRAVSDDLQAVTGTGSPSVRPVAAPSDDDADADDDTADDGGTGEVSSAPEYTNGSARIDGTTAEYRWAAVEATDAHGDDVTVYAGAPLATEQGAVGTVRQAMLIGLPLLLVVVAGVTWLVTRRALRPVEGIRREMAAITASTDLSRRVPEPPSYDEVAALARTTNETLAALEASVERQRAFVADASHELRSPVASLRTQLEVGAAHPELLDVDGAVEDVVRLQRLAADLLLLARLDAGERPDRTARVALDGMVREELSQRTGDRVPVVTELAAAEVTGSRGQLSRVLGNLVDNAQRHARGEVRVSVRAEGGRAVLGVADDGAGVPGSERERIFERFVRLDDARSRDDGGAGLGLAIARDVAERHGGTLTVREGPGGGALFELDLPLGERPGPG
- a CDS encoding response regulator transcription factor encodes the protein MRLLIVEDERRLAVSLAKGLRAEGFAVDVAHDGREGLYRAQEGAYDLIVLDIMLPGMNGYHVCGALRAAGSDVPILMLTAKDGEYDEAEGLDTGADDYLTKPFSYVVLLARVRALLRRRGSAASPVVRVGELSVDRGARRVERDGAQIALTAKEFSVLEHLALRPGDVVSKAEILEHVWDFAYDGDPNIVEVYISALRRKLGAGLIETVRGAGYRLRG
- a CDS encoding PepSY domain-containing protein: MKRNIVIATVAAAALIGGGTAVALADSGTGSARSSYGGAAGAAGAAQASGKVAAHPSESDDKDDADNDAKAAAKARVTLSDAAGSALKAVPGTLSSIDLDDDARTAAWDAEILGKDGTWHEVTVDASSGKVLDQHVDRGEDDDARERAALRKAEVSAVQAARKAAAGGGTATSVDIDDDHAAVWEVEVVKNHKERELTVDAQTGKVAQAPSDDDRAEAGDRDDD